The sequence CAGGGCGACCATGAGCCGCCCGCTGCCGATGACCACGGCGATGAGGTTCAGGGTGGCTTCGACTTCCTGGTCCTCGTTCACCGCGCCGCGGATGGCGGCGCGAAGACCCAGGGGCGGCGCCTCGTTCATGAGCAGGCTGGTCACCTCGGTGCCCACGAAAAGCGCCACCGCCACGAGAAGCAATCCGATGAGGAGGCTGCCGATGCCATCCCACACCGGGTTGCCCGTGGCCAGGGTGAGCAGCACGGAACCGAGCGCCAGGCCCAGGCCCGCGAGCGCCGCGGCATCCTCGGCGAGCACCACGATCAGCTCGGTGGCGCTGCTTTCCTGCATGTAGCGCCACAGGGACTTCCGGCCGCGCTCCGCTTTGGCCGCCTGGAGCGCCCCCCGCATGGAAATGCCTTCGAGCGCCAGCGCGAAGACCAGCAGGCCGATGGCCCAGCCAAGATCATGGGGCACTTCGGGATGCCGGATCTTGTGGATGCCCTCAACAATTGAATACACGCCGCCCACGGAGAAAAGCAGCAGTGCCACCAGGAAGCTGGCTATGAAGGCGGCCTGCCCTTGGCCCAGGGGATGCTTGGCGGTGGCCGGTTTCTGGCCCTTCTTCATGCCGATGAACAGCAGGAGCTGGTTGCCGCAGTCGGCCACGCTGTGGATGGCCTCCGTGAGCATGGCGCTGGAATGGGTCAGGCCGAACACCACGAATTTGGAGATGGCGATGCCGAGGTTCGCGGCCAGGGACAGGGTGAGGGCTTTGGAGGAATTGGCGCTCATGGTTTCGGGTAGATGCGCAACGCGCCAAGGAGGCCGCCCAGGAGGTAGAGCGATCCCGTCACCAGCCTCGTGCCTTCGCCTTTTTCCCTCAGCCGGTCCGCCAGCTGCGGGATGTCGAGGACGGGCAGCTCTTCGCCGAACACCGAACGAAGCTGCTCCGCGTTCGCCCAGCGATCCCCGTGGCCCACGATGCCGGTCAGGGAACGGGGCGCCATCCGCTGCAATTGCGCTTTCATGGCCGACAGATCCTTATCTTTCATGGCGCCGAAGTAGAGGGCGGGCCGCACGCCGCAGGTGACGGCGTGATCGGCCAGCACCTTGGCGCCATCGGGGTTGTGGGCGCCATCCATCCAGACGTCTTCGAGGCCGGGGACCTTCCAAAGACGGCCTGGCCATTGGGTTTCCTCGATGCCTTTCCACAGCGCCGCATCCGGAATGGGAAACCCCAGGCAGCGGAGGTGGCGCATGACTTCGAGGGCGGTGGCCAGGTTCTTCACCTGGTGCGCCCCGGCAAGGTTCAGGCGATGGCCGTTCACCACGGAATGGTCCCAGGCGATGGACGAAGGCGACAGGGCGGGCGCCGGAAAGATGGCGGGACGGCACTCCATCAGCGGCCAGAGCCAATCGGATTCCAGATCCTGGCCCACCACCAGGGTGTGGCCGTCCCGCGCGATCCGGAGCTTTTCCCGGGCGATGGCCTCAAGGGTGGCGCCCAGGTATTGCTGATGTTCCAGGCCCACGTTGGTGAGCACCGAAACCATGGGCTCGCAGGCATTGGTGGCGTCCCACCGGCCGCCCAAGCCCACTTCCACGATGGCCAGCTCCACGCCGGTCATGCGGAAAGCCGAGAAGGCCGCGACGGTCATCATCTCGAAATAGGTGGCTTCCACGCCTTCATCGCGTTCGGCTTCGAAGGCCTCGTTCAGCAGCAGATCCAAGGCGCCCGCGCCGATGTGGTGGCCATCGATCCAGATCCGCTCCAGGGGGGAGACCAGGTGCGGCGAGGTGTACCAGCCCACCACGCTGCCCGCGGACCTCATCGCATTCGCCAGGAGCGCGCCGACGCTGCCCTTGCCGTTGGTCCCGGCGATCAGGACGATGGGGTAGCTGCGGTCGGGGCGTCCTAAGGCATTCAGCAGGGCATTCGTGTTGCCAAGGCCCTTCTTGATGCCCCAGTGGCTGCGCTTGTCCAGCCGCTCGAGGTGGGGCCAGTCCGCGGCCCGCCGCCAGTGGGCGTCATCGGGACCCTGGCGCCCTGGTTCCACGCGCTCTGGTTCCGGGAGTTCCGGTTCCGGGCTGGAATCGGCGTTCAGGCGCCGGTCGGGAGCATCCATGAGAGACATGAGGCCACAAACTCCTTGAGTTGATCCCGTGAAACGACCTTGTCCACCATGCCGTGGGCCTGCAGGAACTCAGAGCGCTGGAACCCTTCCGGCAGGCTCTGCTTGATGGTCTGCTCGATGACCCGGGGGCCGGCGAATCCGATCAGGGCCTTGGGCTCGGCGATGTTCAGGTCTCCGAGCATGGCGTAGCTCGCCGACACGCCGCCGGTGGTGGGATCCGTGAGGATGGAGAAATAAGGAAGGCCCGCTTTGTCCAGCTTGGCGAGGGCCGCGCTGACCTTCGCCATCTGCATCAGGGACAACGTTCCTTCCTGCATGCGCGCGCCGCCGGAGCAGCTGACGATGATGTAGGCGCATTTTTTCGCGAGGGCGCGCTCCGCGCCAAGCTTCAGTTTCTCGCCCACCACGCTGCCCATGGAAGCCGCCAGGAAATCGAAATTCATGACGCCCATCACCACGGGATGGCCGGAAATCGTCCCTTCCACGATCACGACCGCGTCTTCGGTCTGGCCCGCGGCCTCCAGCTTCTTGAGCTGGTCGGCGTAGGCCTTCGAGGCCACAAAATTCAGCGGATCGGCGGAACGCAGCTCCGAGAAGAGCCTTGTCCAACCTTCGTCCATGAGGTTCGCCAGCCGTTCCTCAACGCCAATGCGGAAGTGGTATCCGCACTTGGGGCAGACATTGTGGGTGTTCACCAGCTCGGCGCGGTAGATGAGCTCCCGGCAGTTGTCGCACTTGATCCAGAGGCCCTCGGGCACCCGGACGGTCTTGGCCTCCACAGCGGTCTTTTGTTGGCGTTTCTTGATGAACCAGGACATGACCCGACCTCGACTGTGGCTGATGCGGCTACTTCTTCCGCGGCCCTTGTTTCATGGCTTCGAACAGCCTGTCCAGCTCGCTTTCGCTGCCGTAGTGGAGCAGGACGACGCCGCCTTTGCCCTTGGCCTTGATCTCGACCTTCGTGGACCAGGCCAGGGTCAGCTCCTCCGCGGCGGCCTTGATGAAGACCGTGTTCGGGTGCTTCTTCCGGCCCTTGGGGCTGGTTTTCTTCTCGAGGTGCTGGAGCTTGGATTCCAGAGCCCGGACGCTGAGCTGTTCCTGGATGACGACCTGGGCCATCTGCTCCATGAACGCTGGATCCGGCAGGCCCATCAGCACTTTCGCGTGGCCCGTGGTGATCTTGCCCACGGCCACGAACTCCTGGATGGCCGAAGGCAGGCGGAGCAGGCGGAGCGTGTTGGCCACCTGGGAACGGCTCTTGGCGACGCGGTCGGCCACCTGCTCCTGGGTCAGCCTCAGGTGCTCTCCGAGCTGCCAGAAGGCCTTGGCCTCTTCAATAGGGTTGAGTTCCTGCCGCTGGATGTTTTCGACCAGGGCGAACTCCAGCAGCCGGTCATCCGGGACTTCCTTCAGAACCACCGGCACCATGGGGATGCCGGCCTTGCGGGCCGCCCTCCACCGGCGTTCGCCCGCGATGATCTCGAACTTCTCGCCGACCTTGCGGGCGATGATGGGCTGGACCATGCCGTGCATCTTGAGGCTGGCGGCCAGCTCGTCCAGGGACGCTTCGTCGAAATGCGTGCGGGGCTGCTGGCGGTTGGGGAACAGGGAACCCACCGGCACTTCCCTTTGGGGGGCGTCATCCGCCGCATGCTGGCTCATCAAGGACGTAAGCCCCCGCCCCAGAGCCTGGCGCTTGAGGTTCATTCCGCCTCCCTATTCAAGGCTGGGCTTGGTGTCGCGAGTTCGAGGCCCAGCCACTCCCGGGCGAGATTCAGGTAGGCCTGGGCCCCTTTGGATTTGAGGTCGTAGAAGGCCACGGGCTTGCCGTGGCTGGGGGCCTCCGCCAGGCGGATGTTGCGCGGAATCGTGGTGCCGAAAACTTTGCCGGGAAAGGCCTGGCGCACTTCATTGGCCACGGCGGAACCCAGATTGGTGCGCTCCTCGGCCATGGTCAGCAGGATGCCGCCGAGCTCCAGGTTCGGGTTCGGCCCCGCCTGGATCCGCCGGATGGTCTCCATCAGTTCGGCGAGTCCATCCATCGCCAGGAATTCGCAGGGCATGGGAATGATGACTTCGTCGGCGGCCGTGAGCGCATTGAGCGTGATCATGCCGAGGGCCGGAGGGGAATCGATCAGGATGAAATCGAAATTCTCGATCACCGGCTCCAGGGCCCTGCGGAGCTCCTGCAGCTGGGGCAGCTCGAAGAGCTCGAATTCCAGTTGGGCGAGATCCTTGCCCGCCGGGATCACCTGGAGCATGGAGACTTCGGTGTGGAGGGTCAGCCCTTTGGCGGGCGCGCCTTTCATGAGCGCGTAGGATCCGGCCCGGTGGTCGGGCTTGGGGAATCCGAGGCCCGTGGTGCTGTGGCCCTGCGGATCGTAATCCACCAGCAACACCAGCTTTTCCATCATCGCCAGAGAAGCCGCGAGATTGATGGCGGTCGTGGTCTTGCCGACGCCGCCTTTCTGATTGGCCAATACGACGATGCGCGCAGTCATCCTAGGCTCCGCCCCGGAGGCCCAGAGGGGCAGCAGAGCGCTGAATGACTTCTCGGATCACGGGCATCCTCGGGTGTGGAACACGCCAGGATAGCACGTTCCACGCCGGTGCCGGACCGGCGGGGAGCAAGGTTTCAAGCTAAGAGCGTGTTTTAAAATTCCCCCGTCCCTTCGGGCTGGGGCGGTGGGGGGGAATTATAAAACACGCTCTAGGCCCAGCGAGGCGTCGGGCGCCACCGTGGCGATGATGCGCACCCGCCCGGTGAGCCAAAGTTCCCGCCAGGATCCGTCCGCCATGAGCACCACGGATACTTCCACCGGATCCACGCCTCTGGGTTGCAGCCGCCACGACGGACGGCCGGTCCGCTGGGCCATCCAGGCCGCAGCCACCGCGCACCCGGTTCCGCAGCAGAGCGTCTCGCCCTCGACTCCCCGCTCCCAGGACCTGATGCGCGCGGTCCCCGGGCCGGTGGGCTGGAGGATGTTCA comes from Holophagaceae bacterium and encodes:
- a CDS encoding cation diffusion facilitator family transporter yields the protein MSANSSKALTLSLAANLGIAISKFVVFGLTHSSAMLTEAIHSVADCGNQLLLFIGMKKGQKPATAKHPLGQGQAAFIASFLVALLLFSVGGVYSIVEGIHKIRHPEVPHDLGWAIGLLVFALALEGISMRGALQAAKAERGRKSLWRYMQESSATELIVVLAEDAAALAGLGLALGSVLLTLATGNPVWDGIGSLLIGLLLVAVALFVGTEVTSLLMNEAPPLGLRAAIRGAVNEDQEVEATLNLIAVVIGSGRLMVALQVRFKDQPSGHALVEAINALEVRLKTRFPQIQHLFVEPDET
- a CDS encoding acetyl-CoA carboxylase carboxyltransferase subunit beta — its product is MSWFIKKRQQKTAVEAKTVRVPEGLWIKCDNCRELIYRAELVNTHNVCPKCGYHFRIGVEERLANLMDEGWTRLFSELRSADPLNFVASKAYADQLKKLEAAGQTEDAVVIVEGTISGHPVVMGVMNFDFLAASMGSVVGEKLKLGAERALAKKCAYIIVSCSGGARMQEGTLSLMQMAKVSAALAKLDKAGLPYFSILTDPTTGGVSASYAMLGDLNIAEPKALIGFAGPRVIEQTIKQSLPEGFQRSEFLQAHGMVDKVVSRDQLKEFVASCLSWMLPTGA
- a CDS encoding ParB/RepB/Spo0J family partition protein, which encodes MNLKRQALGRGLTSLMSQHAADDAPQREVPVGSLFPNRQQPRTHFDEASLDELAASLKMHGMVQPIIARKVGEKFEIIAGERRWRAARKAGIPMVPVVLKEVPDDRLLEFALVENIQRQELNPIEEAKAFWQLGEHLRLTQEQVADRVAKSRSQVANTLRLLRLPSAIQEFVAVGKITTGHAKVLMGLPDPAFMEQMAQVVIQEQLSVRALESKLQHLEKKTSPKGRKKHPNTVFIKAAAEELTLAWSTKVEIKAKGKGGVVLLHYGSESELDRLFEAMKQGPRKK
- a CDS encoding ParA family protein — protein: MTARIVVLANQKGGVGKTTTAINLAASLAMMEKLVLLVDYDPQGHSTTGLGFPKPDHRAGSYALMKGAPAKGLTLHTEVSMLQVIPAGKDLAQLEFELFELPQLQELRRALEPVIENFDFILIDSPPALGMITLNALTAADEVIIPMPCEFLAMDGLAELMETIRRIQAGPNPNLELGGILLTMAEERTNLGSAVANEVRQAFPGKVFGTTIPRNIRLAEAPSHGKPVAFYDLKSKGAQAYLNLAREWLGLELATPSPALNREAE